TGCTGAGGATTCCAGACTGATCATCGATATTGGTGAATGGGTGCTTCGTGAATCTTGCATCTTTATGAAAGGTATTCAAGATCGTACAGGTGTTCCTTATAAAATATCGGTCAACATTTCGATTATTCAGCTATTCCAGAACGATTTTATTGAGATGGTACAGGATAGTCTGGCTGTAAGTGGCCTAAATCCAAGCTGTCTTGAGCTGGAAATCACGGAGTCTATTTTTATGAAATCATTTGAGAGTATCCTGGGTAAGCTGCAGTTTCTTAAATCTAAGGGCATTAGCATCGCCTTGGATGATTTCGGAACGGGTTACTCATCACTTAGCTATTTGCAGCAATTGCCGATTTCAACGCTCAAGATGGATAAAACCTTTATTGATTCACTCTCAGAAAAAGCTAACAGCCAGTCTTTTGTGCAGTCCATTATACAGTTGGGGCATAATATGGGACTGAAAGTTGTAGCAGAGGGTGTAGAAGAGGTTATTCAAATGGATTTGCTCAAGCAATTAGGCTGCGACAAGGTTCAAGGCTACCTGATTAGCAGACCTGTGCCAAAGCAGGCAGTCGTAGAGCTTTTGGAAACACAGAGGCGCTATGGGATTTAGCAGTCAGATTCAAGCAGATGAACACAAACAAGCCCGTGAAAAGATCCGTGGGCTTATTTGTTCAAATATAAGAATTTATAAGTCTCACGCTATATATTATCCTTATATTTCTCGCATAAACGCTTACCGTCCATTAGGGGCGTCGAAGGCGTTTTTGCTTGTGTTCGGTCTTTAGCCGATTACGATTTTGTTCTTCCCGGTATTCTTAGCCTCGTAAAGTGCATCGTCTGCTTTCTGAAATGTAGAATTTTTGGAATCTGTACCTATAAAATCGTGCATACCGATACTGACGGTTACGCTTTTGCCGTTCATTTCCGCAAAAGGGGTATCGGAGATGGACGTTAGAATATGCTTCATAATCTCATGAGAATGATCAAGGGTTTTAGAAGTCAGGATGACGACAAATTCTTCCCCGCCAAAGCGAGCCGCGAAATCATCAGGACCGACATGCTCGAGGAGGATCGCTGCAACCTTTTGTAATACGATATCTCCAACGGAATGCCCATAGGAATCATTTACTTTTTTGAAGTTGTCGATGTCCATAACGGCTAGCTGCATGGGAAATGGATTACTCTGCTGATGATCGATCAGCCATCCTAAGTATTCATGAAACGTCTTATGATTATAAAGGTCCGTCAGAGGATCGATCTTGGATAGCCGATCCATGATTATATTCTGAATGCGTAATTCCTGTTCTGACTTTACGGAGTTCTCCAGCGATCGCATCAAATCACGCCCACGACCGATGACTGCAAAGCCTGCTAAAGCAGTAGCAGCAAAAATAAGAAGAATAATGATAGTTTGGGTGATGGGGACATATCCATGATTAGATGCCTTGATGAATAAAATGATCGTGTACAGTAGACAAACAGCAGAAGAGGCTATCATATAACTAGACTTCATATAGATCATGGATACAAGCAGCGGCAGCAGCATAATTAATGACATTACATACAGTTCATCATTGAGATTGATGATAATCAGAAGCGCAAATAAATGGCTCGCTACTGTAATAGCTAGCTCGGACCATAAGGGTTTCCATCTATAGATAAATTCCAGAATAATGATCAAAGTCAATATGATGGAATCAGGAATCAGCGACTGAGTAATAAACTCTCCCATGGTTAGGGTATCCGAATGTTGGCCCCATAGGCATTGAGAAACAAACATATGAATACTTAAATCCACAATCAGGATGATCCAGAATGCATTAAGCAGCACGCGATTCCAATGGGTCTGACGAGGAGTTTGAGATGTAGTATGCATAATGTGTTCCTCTTTTCCAGTGGCAATTTGCTTATATATTCGACAATAATTACGGATTCCCTCTCGACCAATTATCTACAAATATATTCGTATATTACGGTAACGTTGGTGTAGGTCCTCCAGGGATATGGATTTGCGTGTGAAAAGACTGATCGAAAAGGAATAGTATAGAAAGTATT
This genomic stretch from Paenibacillus sp. FSL H7-0737 harbors:
- a CDS encoding GGDEF domain-containing protein; this translates as MHTTSQTPRQTHWNRVLLNAFWIILIVDLSIHMFVSQCLWGQHSDTLTMGEFITQSLIPDSIILTLIIILEFIYRWKPLWSELAITVASHLFALLIIINLNDELYVMSLIMLLPLLVSMIYMKSSYMIASSAVCLLYTIILFIKASNHGYVPITQTIIILLIFAATALAGFAVIGRGRDLMRSLENSVKSEQELRIQNIIMDRLSKIDPLTDLYNHKTFHEYLGWLIDHQQSNPFPMQLAVMDIDNFKKVNDSYGHSVGDIVLQKVAAILLEHVGPDDFAARFGGEEFVVILTSKTLDHSHEIMKHILTSISDTPFAEMNGKSVTVSIGMHDFIGTDSKNSTFQKADDALYEAKNTGKNKIVIG